The following proteins are co-located in the Triticum aestivum cultivar Chinese Spring chromosome 1A, IWGSC CS RefSeq v2.1, whole genome shotgun sequence genome:
- the LOC123190454 gene encoding uncharacterized protein, with product MSDRQKGLLNAVNVVFPKCNQRFCLRHIYANFQNAGFRREDLKKCMDNAAYAYSEHKFNIAMNDLRAECQEAWEWLCQIPKKTWARHAFDTNCKTDLVVNNLSEVFNKYVLDVRKKPIRTMCDGIKDKQMMRWHRNRESAKTARWDITPHYSEKLEVEKERAKYCKPIQAGVNLWQVTSGQQTHAVDLQVHTCGCRKWDLSGIPCNHAISAINKGKRKPEDYVSKFFKKEFYVAAYEPMIYPVPGEHDWTKTPGPDIDPPAFKVKRGRKKEKRIKGKFEVPKPKDTSRMGTITYGNCGLQGHRYTSCLKQLKPELALRKNKHVPLARNSNGGGAAITPATTTSHAAPTTTPTAGRGAGRGAGRGAAAAQAAGRGAGRGAAPGAARGVGRGRGAFSAPRQSGPSTSTAPSTSVAGRGAGGRHTGWGGYFYASGN from the exons ATGTCAGATAGACAAAAG GGCCTACTAAATGCAGTGAATGTTGTCTTTCCTAAGTGCAACCAAAGGTTCTGCCTTAGGCATATCTATGCAAACTTCCAAAATGCTGGGTTTAGGAGGGAAGATCTGAAGAAGTGTATGGATAATGCTGCCTATGCATATAGTGAACACAAATTTAACATTGCAATGAATGACCTTAGAGCTGAATGTCAGGAAGCTTGGGAGTGGCTTTGTCAAATACCCAAGAAAACATGGGcaaggcatgcatttgacacaaactGCAAGACTGACCTTGTAGTTAACAATTtgtctgaggtgttcaacaagtatgTCCTAGATGTTAGGAAGAAACCAATTAGGACAATGTGTGATGGAATAAAGGATAAACAGATGATGAGGTGGCATAGGAATAGGGAGAGTGCAAAGACAGCTAGATGGGACATAACACCCCATTATAGTGAGAAGCTAGAGGTTGAGAAGGAGAGGGCCaaatattgcaaaccaattcaagcTGGTGTGAACTTGTGGCAGGTTACAAGTGGGCAGCAAACCCATGCTGTTGACTTGCAAGTGCACACATGTGGGTGCAGAAAATGGGACCTCAGTGGCATCCCATGtaaccatgccatctcagcaatCAACAAGGGCAAAAGAAAACCAGAGGATTATGTCAGCAAGTTCTTCAAGAAAGAATTTTATGTGGCAGCTTATGAACCAATGATCTATCCAGTTCCTGGTGAGCATGACTGGACAAAGACCCCTGGTCCAGACATTGACCCACCTGCATTTAAAGTgaagagaggaagaaagaaagagaagaggatcaAGGGGAAATTTGAAGTTCCAAAGCCTAAAGACACATCAAGAATGGGGACTATAACATATGGCAATTGTGGACTGCAAGGACATAGGTACACAAGCTGCCTCAAGCAGTTGAAGCCTGAGCTGGCTTTGAGGAAGAACAAACATGTG CCTCTTGCAAGGAATTCCAATGGTGGTGGTGCTGCTATTACACCAGCAACAACAACCTCTCATGCAGCTCCTACAACAACACCAACAGCTGGGAGAGGAGCTGGGAGAGGAGCTGGAAGAGGTGCTGCAGCAGCTCAAGCTGCTGGAAGAGGTGCTGGGAGAGGTGCTGCACCAGGTGCTGCAAGAGGTGttgggagagggagaggtgcaTTCTCTGCCCCAAGACAATCTGGTCCCTCCACATCTACTGCTCCCTCCACATCTGTTGCTGGGAGAGGTGCTGGTGGTAGACATACTGGATGGGGGGGGTACTTCTATGCAAGTGGTAACTAG